The following are encoded in a window of uncultured Ilyobacter sp. genomic DNA:
- the chbG gene encoding chitin disaccharide deacetylase codes for MKLIINADDFGYSKGVNYGIIEAYKNGLVTSTTIMMNMPYVDHALDLYKDNQRLGLGIHFVLTSYHPLTNSKELLGNNGVMDRDFDRIALCPEEVIEAELRAQFSALYNKGYKITHADSHHHVHRIPKVLKIMSKICKEYGLAMRTVPEQRNSDGFDKDIKTTEKFNWEFYDKDATFEKFKNIISKDGVSSLEICAHPAFIDLHLKNFSNYVEPRMMELDVLTSQEAKDLITNKNIEMINFGDL; via the coding sequence TTGAAATTAATAATAAATGCAGATGATTTTGGTTATTCAAAAGGTGTAAATTACGGTATTATAGAGGCCTATAAAAATGGATTAGTCACTTCTACTACCATAATGATGAATATGCCCTATGTAGACCATGCCCTTGACCTCTATAAAGATAATCAGAGATTAGGACTTGGGATACATTTCGTCCTTACAAGCTATCACCCGCTCACAAATTCAAAAGAATTATTGGGAAATAACGGGGTCATGGACAGGGATTTTGACAGGATCGCTCTCTGCCCAGAGGAAGTTATAGAGGCTGAACTTAGGGCTCAATTCAGTGCCCTGTATAACAAAGGATATAAAATAACACATGCAGACAGCCACCACCATGTGCACAGAATCCCAAAGGTGTTAAAAATAATGAGTAAAATTTGCAAGGAATACGGATTGGCCATGAGAACCGTCCCCGAACAGAGAAACAGCGATGGATTTGACAAGGATATAAAAACCACTGAAAAATTTAACTGGGAATTTTACGACAAGGATGCCACCTTTGAAAAATTCAAGAATATCATCTCCAAGGATGGTGTTTCAAGCCTTGAAATATGTGCACATCCTGCCTTTATAGATCTGCATCTGAAAAACTTCAGCAACTATGTAGAACCGAGAATGATGGAATTAGATGTTTTGACATCTCAAGAAGCAAAAGATTTGATCACTAACAAAAATATAGAGATGATCAATTTCGGAGACCTCTAA
- the galU gene encoding UTP--glucose-1-phosphate uridylyltransferase GalU gives MVKVTKAVIPAAGLGTRLLPATKAQPKEMLTIVDKPSLQYIVEELVESGIEDIIIVTGRNKNCIEDHFDYSYELEDTLLKQEKHTLLARVAELSSMVNIFYVRQTHPLGLGHAVLKAKPFIGNDPFVVALGDDIMYNPEKPVSKQMIEKYEEYGSSIIGVQEVAKKDVSKYGIVDPGKRLDDKTVEVEDFVEKPFVEDAPSRFACLGRYLLDGKIFDHLENAKPGKGGEIQLTDAILKLQKSGEKVAAYNFEGKRYDIGDKLGLLKANIEYGLKHEETKDGLLEYLKNELKIGE, from the coding sequence ATGGTAAAGGTAACAAAGGCAGTAATTCCTGCTGCAGGTCTAGGAACAAGACTTCTTCCTGCCACAAAGGCTCAGCCTAAGGAGATGCTAACTATAGTTGATAAACCGTCTCTTCAGTATATCGTAGAGGAACTGGTAGAATCAGGGATAGAGGACATAATAATAGTCACAGGGCGTAACAAAAACTGTATAGAGGATCACTTTGACTACTCATATGAGCTAGAAGATACTCTTTTGAAGCAGGAAAAACACACTCTCCTGGCCAGGGTTGCAGAACTCTCAAGCATGGTCAACATATTCTATGTGAGGCAGACCCATCCACTAGGACTTGGACATGCAGTTCTGAAGGCGAAGCCATTTATAGGAAATGATCCATTTGTAGTGGCCTTGGGAGATGACATAATGTATAACCCTGAAAAGCCAGTGAGCAAACAGATGATAGAGAAGTACGAAGAGTACGGAAGCAGTATTATAGGGGTACAGGAAGTGGCTAAGAAGGATGTCTCTAAGTACGGTATTGTGGACCCGGGGAAAAGACTGGATGACAAGACTGTTGAGGTAGAAGATTTTGTGGAGAAACCTTTTGTGGAAGATGCTCCTTCTAGGTTTGCCTGCCTTGGTAGATACCTCCTTGATGGTAAAATTTTTGACCATTTAGAAAATGCAAAGCCTGGAAAAGGCGGAGAGATACAGCTCACAGATGCAATTCTTAAGCTCCAGAAATCTGGAGAAAAAGTGGCGGCGTATAACTTTGAAGGTAAACGTTATGATATAGGTGATAAACTAGGACTCTTAAAAGCCAATATCGAATATGGCCTAAAACACGAAGAGACAAAAGATGGCCTCCTTGAATATCTAAAAAATGAATTAAAGATAGGGGAATAA